Proteins from a single region of Metallibacterium scheffleri:
- a CDS encoding TonB-dependent receptor plug domain-containing protein, with product MTRQKAPLHRNPLALALLTILAASGAHAQNTSSTPTAATANPSKAKQLQTIVVTGTRAFDRTEADSMSPIDVLTPKDLTSTGATSLAGALRTLLPSFNFPQPSVTDATDAIQPAQLRGLSPDETLVLINGKLQHTSASLNVDGSEGRGASPVDINAIPINAVASIEVLRDGAAAQYGSSAIAGVINIILKGGSQSGSVYSTVGVYSHHDGEDGRTVRGGADGGFALGKKGWVHLSFDAEHQDPTNSAGPDYRYPGDPTYGQVTFHYGLPLLSQKSAAFNMQYDFAPHVQFYAFGIFNKRNVSAQGFFRSLSSYKTSQPAALAVYPDGYLPVENTSVLDSSLVAGIRGKVLNGWHYDISADAGSNHWKLNTADTFNYSLGAASPTSFYIGTLTTQQNYLNADFTKYVNIESLENPLVVAWGLEYGQDKFAIKQGDPASYAGAGAQVFPGFRPGDAGNYMRHNQAAYLDLEEDWTENFSTEFAARHSHYSDFGNSNVWKFSGRYAFNNTIAARATVSTGFRAPSLQQEYYSSTGIQFINNGVSDLPYTIRTFPVDNPAAIALGAQPLKPEQSHNYSAGLVFTPHNGLYATLDFYQITIDNRIILSGNLIGTNVAAYLTSVGIPQVSGGQFFTNGVNTRTRGVDLIGTYPIDLGSAGTLKLTGGGNYNKTIITYIEPNPPQLGLAGLTLPVIDRPTQGIITDGTPKDKVFLAGDWTYGNWLVHGQVTRWGSFINFGSTPAGDIVNAAKYTLDASVGYTWNRWDFTIGGDNLTNQYPTAAPASGGPYNIILPYSEYAPFGFSGAYYYVRAAYHW from the coding sequence ATGACACGTCAAAAAGCCCCTCTGCACCGCAACCCACTGGCGCTGGCGCTGCTTACCATTCTTGCGGCATCCGGCGCCCATGCACAGAATACGTCTTCGACACCCACTGCTGCGACGGCCAATCCATCCAAGGCAAAACAGTTGCAGACGATTGTCGTGACCGGCACGCGTGCATTTGATCGGACTGAAGCCGATTCGATGTCGCCGATTGACGTCCTGACACCCAAAGATCTGACCTCGACAGGTGCGACAAGCCTTGCCGGAGCTCTGCGCACCCTGCTCCCCTCATTCAATTTTCCGCAACCATCCGTCACCGACGCCACGGATGCCATCCAGCCGGCTCAGTTGCGCGGTCTGTCACCCGACGAAACGCTGGTACTGATCAATGGCAAACTGCAGCACACATCGGCCAGTCTGAATGTTGACGGGTCCGAGGGGCGTGGTGCATCCCCTGTAGATATCAATGCAATTCCGATCAATGCAGTCGCCAGCATCGAGGTGCTGCGCGACGGCGCTGCGGCGCAGTATGGCTCGTCGGCGATTGCCGGGGTAATCAACATCATCCTCAAGGGCGGCAGCCAGAGTGGCTCCGTCTATTCCACCGTTGGCGTGTACAGTCATCATGACGGGGAAGACGGCAGAACCGTGAGAGGTGGCGCCGATGGTGGTTTTGCACTCGGCAAGAAAGGATGGGTGCATCTAAGCTTTGACGCAGAGCATCAGGACCCCACCAACAGTGCAGGTCCGGACTATCGTTACCCGGGCGATCCGACTTATGGACAAGTCACTTTTCATTATGGGCTGCCCTTGCTCAGTCAGAAAAGCGCTGCCTTCAACATGCAATATGACTTTGCCCCGCATGTGCAATTCTATGCCTTCGGAATCTTCAACAAGCGCAATGTCAGTGCCCAGGGATTTTTCAGATCATTGTCATCCTACAAGACCAGCCAGCCTGCCGCTCTGGCCGTCTACCCGGACGGCTATCTGCCAGTTGAAAATACCTCGGTGCTCGATTCGTCGCTGGTCGCCGGGATACGTGGCAAAGTGCTCAACGGATGGCATTATGATATCAGCGCTGATGCAGGCAGCAACCACTGGAAACTGAATACTGCCGATACGTTCAACTACTCGCTCGGAGCTGCATCACCAACCTCGTTTTACATCGGCACACTGACAACGCAGCAGAACTACCTGAATGCTGATTTCACCAAGTATGTCAATATTGAATCCTTGGAAAATCCGCTCGTTGTCGCATGGGGCCTGGAATACGGGCAAGACAAGTTCGCAATCAAGCAGGGTGACCCGGCGTCATATGCCGGCGCCGGAGCCCAGGTGTTTCCCGGTTTCCGGCCTGGCGATGCAGGGAACTACATGCGCCACAATCAGGCGGCCTATCTGGATCTGGAAGAAGACTGGACAGAAAATTTTTCCACCGAATTCGCGGCGCGTCATTCACACTACAGTGATTTCGGCAATTCGAATGTCTGGAAGTTCTCGGGACGTTACGCATTCAATAACACGATCGCCGCACGCGCCACGGTCTCCACCGGCTTTCGTGCGCCTTCGTTGCAGCAGGAATATTACTCGAGTACCGGAATCCAATTCATCAACAATGGCGTGAGCGATCTACCATATACAATCAGAACATTTCCTGTCGATAATCCGGCAGCCATCGCGCTGGGCGCGCAGCCTCTGAAACCGGAGCAGTCGCACAATTACAGTGCAGGATTGGTCTTCACTCCGCACAACGGACTCTATGCGACGCTCGATTTCTACCAGATAACCATTGACAACCGGATCATTCTCAGCGGCAATCTAATCGGCACGAACGTCGCCGCGTATCTCACGTCAGTTGGCATTCCGCAAGTCAGCGGCGGCCAATTCTTCACCAATGGCGTCAATACGCGCACGCGCGGCGTCGACTTGATCGGAACCTATCCGATCGACCTCGGGAGTGCCGGAACGCTTAAATTGACCGGTGGCGGAAATTACAACAAGACGATTATCACGTACATTGAGCCCAATCCCCCGCAGCTGGGTCTGGCAGGTTTGACGCTGCCAGTCATCGACCGCCCCACGCAGGGGATCATCACCGACGGCACGCCAAAAGACAAAGTTTTCCTTGCTGGCGACTGGACTTACGGCAATTGGCTGGTGCATGGTCAAGTGACGCGCTGGGGTTCTTTCATCAACTTTGGAAGCACGCCTGCAGGCGATATCGTCAATGCGGCGAAATACACGCTTGATGCTTCAGTTGGATATACCTGGAATCGTTGGGATTTCACGATTGGCGGGGATAATTTAACCAACCAATATCCAACCGCGGCACCTGCTTCCGGCGGGCCTTACAACATCATTCTGCCTTACTCGGAGTACGCTCCATTCGGCTTCAGCGGCGCATATTATTACGTGCGTGCGGCTTATCACTGGTAA
- a CDS encoding LVIVD repeat-containing protein: MSDQYRIGRRLGLSLVAGIWVAGMWALVATPVTAQAQTPFLGPVPAPVCQPGDRTESGVDGQLTTAERASGASTHPYNCNLAIVGEYAGQGAGHQLMWYGHCAYVTTEGYEAGQKGVPPLRHPGIQVLDVSNPHAPRYVTHLDDPASLYDWEDGAVNSRRALLASAESWMGAGPQPAVSFYDLSNCAHPRLLSSVQLPDPKLMAHGGNFAYDGKTYWITSYNKRRLYAIDVTDPRHPKELLDWDFPGGQAGGAGAGQICHRISLNQFTVDGHPPDTLLFCGVVGHLVRPGVYRSGNGLVIYDVSEVQERRPHPVIKAISSLYWVNGNIAIEPDLAFIHGTPYVGVGDECGSGGCSYPKGAIAACRAGLPPFGFERLIDISNLAKPRLVAQLMIGVDSPKNCPLTEHDITATMGGYGYSMHDCTFDNPRDATLLACSGHQAGVRVFDIRNPEQPREIAYFVGPAPPLPTEIDPGSLLNTFQGVTPPINFAWSKAHSRFVWRHGQLYLWITSSHGGFYVLKFENQAEIAKLKPVPTPGNEDYQD, translated from the coding sequence ATGTCTGATCAATATCGAATCGGCCGGCGGCTCGGACTGTCGCTCGTTGCAGGGATATGGGTGGCAGGGATGTGGGCGCTTGTGGCCACGCCCGTGACGGCGCAGGCGCAGACGCCCTTCCTGGGCCCCGTACCCGCACCGGTTTGTCAGCCGGGGGATCGGACCGAGTCGGGGGTCGATGGTCAGCTCACGACTGCCGAGCGTGCCAGCGGTGCTTCGACGCATCCCTACAACTGCAATCTTGCCATCGTCGGCGAATACGCCGGACAGGGTGCTGGTCACCAGTTGATGTGGTACGGCCATTGCGCCTACGTCACCACCGAGGGCTATGAAGCGGGGCAAAAAGGCGTTCCACCGCTGCGGCATCCTGGTATCCAGGTGCTGGATGTGTCGAACCCGCACGCGCCACGGTATGTCACCCACCTGGACGATCCGGCCTCGCTTTACGACTGGGAAGACGGGGCGGTCAACTCGCGGCGGGCGTTGCTGGCCAGCGCCGAAAGCTGGATGGGCGCCGGGCCGCAACCCGCCGTCTCCTTCTACGACCTCTCCAATTGCGCGCACCCGCGGCTGCTGTCCAGTGTCCAGTTGCCGGACCCGAAGTTGATGGCGCATGGCGGCAACTTCGCGTACGACGGCAAGACTTACTGGATCACGTCGTACAACAAACGTCGTCTCTACGCCATCGACGTCACCGACCCGAGACATCCTAAAGAGCTCCTGGACTGGGATTTTCCAGGCGGCCAGGCGGGTGGCGCCGGCGCCGGCCAGATCTGCCACCGAATCTCGCTCAATCAGTTCACGGTCGACGGCCATCCGCCCGATACGCTGTTGTTCTGCGGCGTGGTCGGTCACCTGGTCCGCCCGGGTGTCTACCGCTCGGGCAACGGGCTCGTCATCTATGACGTGAGCGAGGTGCAGGAGCGCCGTCCGCATCCGGTCATCAAGGCGATCAGCTCGCTTTACTGGGTGAACGGCAACATCGCCATCGAGCCCGACCTGGCGTTCATCCACGGAACGCCCTATGTGGGCGTCGGTGACGAGTGCGGATCCGGCGGCTGCAGTTATCCCAAGGGTGCAATCGCTGCCTGCCGAGCGGGGCTGCCGCCGTTCGGGTTCGAGAGGCTCATCGACATCAGCAACCTCGCCAAACCCAGGCTCGTGGCACAACTCATGATCGGCGTGGACAGCCCGAAGAATTGCCCGCTGACCGAACACGACATCACCGCCACGATGGGCGGTTACGGCTACAGCATGCACGACTGCACCTTCGACAATCCGCGCGACGCGACCCTGCTGGCCTGCTCCGGCCATCAGGCGGGCGTGCGCGTGTTCGACATTCGCAATCCGGAACAGCCGCGCGAGATCGCCTATTTTGTCGGCCCGGCACCACCGCTGCCGACCGAGATCGATCCGGGCTCGCTGTTGAACACCTTCCAGGGCGTTACTCCACCCATCAACTTTGCATGGTCGAAGGCGCACAGCCGCTTTGTCTGGCGGCATGGCCAACTTTACCTTTGGATCACCTCCAGCCATGGTGGCTTCTACGTCTTGAAGTTCGAGAACCAGGCCGAAATCGCGAAATTGAAACCCGTGCCAACCCCCGGGAACGAGGACTACCAGGATTGA
- a CDS encoding IS30 family transposase — protein sequence MRTYNELSLDERVEMQRRLEAGDSLRAIARSLGRAASTISRERRRAPSGVTYLAQAAQGRAGLCRRKPRVPRKLDDPALREVVHELLFARWSPQQIAGILARAFPDRADYRVSHETIYGAIYVTPRGDLRKQLIACLRQGRSTRKPRSRGQDRRGQIPNMQSIHVRPPEVEDRLVPGHWEGDLIKGTGNRSSVGTLVERSSGFVVLAKMSSATAADALVSFSQALQRIPAALRKTLTYDQGKEMSYHDALTLRTGVAVYFADPHSPWQRGSNENTNGLLRQYLPKGTDLSVYSQDELNQIALSLNTRPRQRHGFHTPLQVYNEHLRLAEATLGTMH from the coding sequence ATGCGAACCTACAACGAACTGAGTTTGGATGAGCGCGTGGAGATGCAGCGACGTCTGGAAGCCGGTGACAGTCTGCGTGCGATTGCCCGCTCGCTGGGCCGTGCCGCGAGCACGATCAGCCGCGAGCGCCGGCGTGCGCCGAGTGGGGTGACCTATCTCGCGCAGGCGGCGCAAGGGCGAGCGGGCCTCTGCCGACGCAAACCGCGGGTGCCGCGCAAGCTCGACGATCCAGCGCTGCGAGAAGTGGTCCATGAGCTTCTGTTTGCGCGCTGGTCGCCGCAGCAGATCGCCGGGATACTGGCGCGGGCCTTCCCCGATCGGGCGGACTACCGGGTGTCGCACGAGACCATCTATGGCGCGATCTACGTGACCCCGCGGGGCGACTTGCGCAAGCAGCTGATTGCCTGCCTGCGGCAGGGCCGCAGCACCCGCAAGCCGCGCAGCCGCGGTCAGGATCGACGTGGCCAGATCCCGAACATGCAGAGCATCCATGTGCGCCCGCCCGAGGTCGAAGACCGGTTGGTCCCGGGCCACTGGGAGGGTGATCTGATCAAGGGCACCGGCAATCGCTCTTCGGTCGGCACGCTGGTCGAGCGCAGCAGTGGCTTCGTGGTCCTGGCCAAGATGAGCAGCGCCACCGCCGCAGACGCGCTGGTGAGCTTCAGCCAAGCCCTGCAGCGCATCCCGGCCGCCCTGCGCAAGACGCTGACCTACGATCAGGGCAAGGAGATGAGCTATCACGATGCGTTGACCTTGCGAACCGGTGTGGCGGTCTACTTCGCCGACCCGCACAGCCCCTGGCAGCGCGGCAGCAACGAAAACACCAACGGCCTGTTGCGTCAGTACCTGCCCAAGGGCACGGACCTGTCGGTGTACAGCCAAGACGAGCTCAACCAGATCGCGTTGAGCCTCAACACCCGACCTCGGCAACGGCATGGATTCCACACGCCGCTGCAGGTCTACAACGAACATCTACGACTCGCCGAGGCCACGCTCGGCACCATGCACTGA
- a CDS encoding type II toxin-antitoxin system RelE/ParE family toxin has product MVAALIWSSESLDDIDAIAQFISRDSPHHAQRVVEGLFELGDVQVRERFLYSYRLIYEARPDRIAVLAVLHGRRLLESIGERFEG; this is encoded by the coding sequence GTGGTTGCCGCGCTGATCTGGTCGAGCGAATCGCTCGACGACATTGACGCGATTGCCCAGTTCATCAGTCGCGACTCGCCGCATCACGCGCAACGCGTGGTGGAAGGGTTGTTCGAGCTTGGCGACGTGCAAGTGCGCGAGCGCTTCCTCTACAGCTACCGCCTGATCTACGAAGCGCGTCCCGACCGCATCGCGGTGTTGGCGGTGCTGCATGGTCGGCGCTTGCTGGAATCGATCGGCGAGCGGTTTGAGGGCTGA
- a CDS encoding RHS repeat domain-containing protein, translating into MLKTTKMIFETLLLPQLPASAVGGYAYDAAGRRITMTAGSQATVSYTYDAANRLTNITQGSEEVGFSYDAANRRIELTLPNGVTTTYGYDAASDLTGLNYADANGSVLGNIAYTYNTAGQRSGESGSLASNVLPPATTTPATVDLNDRLTSWNGQTYTYDADGNLTGNGTDTYAWNARNQLAAVKQGGTTIASFSYDPLGRRVDTDFNGNAASYLYDGLNAVQETHGSTATSILTGLAVDERFARTDLSGRTDFLSDALNSTMALTNNAGAIVEQYSYDPYGATTASMSGFDNPYQYTGRENDGDGLYYYRARYYAPAMGRFISEDPLGFGGGGENFYGYVLQDPINGIDPYGTFALPLLPQGFVDFTAGFGDSLVSALTFGYGDLAATRQILGIDGANECSAFYHSGAAAGAAYGIGLDAAAAAYAPVAIASYSAASGRAALLAAALYTGEGGGDLASLIAAQDQANALGLIVQYDVVTTPLWFGPK; encoded by the coding sequence ATGCTCAAGACAACAAAGATGATATTTGAAACATTATTGTTGCCGCAACTTCCAGCATCAGCTGTCGGCGGTTATGCCTATGACGCGGCTGGGCGTCGCATTACCATGACTGCGGGATCGCAAGCGACCGTCAGTTATACCTATGACGCAGCCAACCGCTTGACCAACATCACACAAGGCAGCGAGGAAGTCGGCTTCAGCTATGACGCTGCCAACCGCCGCATCGAGCTGACGCTGCCCAATGGCGTGACCACGACCTACGGCTACGATGCGGCCAGTGACCTCACCGGCCTGAACTATGCCGACGCCAACGGCAGCGTGCTGGGGAACATCGCTTACACCTACAACACGGCCGGCCAGCGCAGCGGCGAAAGCGGCAGCCTGGCTTCCAATGTGCTGCCACCCGCCACAACGACGCCAGCGACGGTCGACCTCAATGACCGCCTGACCAGTTGGAACGGGCAGACATATACGTACGATGCAGATGGCAACCTGACTGGCAACGGCACCGACACCTATGCGTGGAACGCGCGCAACCAACTCGCCGCGGTCAAGCAGGGCGGCACGACGATTGCCAGCTTCAGCTACGATCCCCTGGGTCGGCGCGTCGATACGGACTTCAACGGCAACGCGGCGAGTTACCTTTACGATGGCTTGAACGCGGTGCAGGAGACGCATGGCAGCACGGCGACGTCGATCCTGACCGGACTGGCGGTCGATGAGCGCTTTGCGCGCACTGATCTCAGCGGACGCACGGATTTCCTGAGCGATGCGCTGAACAGCACCATGGCTCTGACCAACAACGCGGGGGCGATCGTGGAGCAGTACAGCTATGACCCATATGGCGCCACCACTGCCAGCATGAGCGGTTTCGACAACCCGTACCAGTACACCGGGCGCGAGAACGACGGTGATGGCCTGTACTACTACCGGGCGCGCTACTACGCGCCAGCGATGGGGCGATTCATCAGCGAGGATCCGCTCGGATTTGGAGGCGGCGGCGAAAATTTTTATGGGTATGTTTTGCAGGATCCGATCAACGGGATCGATCCATATGGGACATTCGCATTGCCATTGCTGCCGCAAGGGTTTGTGGACTTCACGGCAGGATTCGGTGATTCGTTAGTGTCAGCGTTAACATTTGGCTACGGTGATCTTGCAGCGACGCGCCAGATTCTCGGTATTGACGGTGCGAATGAATGCAGCGCTTTCTATCACAGCGGTGCTGCTGCGGGCGCGGCATATGGCATTGGGTTAGATGCAGCTGCAGCTGCATACGCGCCAGTAGCGATTGCGTCATATTCAGCAGCAAGCGGCCGAGCGGCTCTGCTCGCCGCTGCCTTATATACTGGAGAAGGCGGTGGCGACTTGGCGAGCCTTATAGCTGCACAAGATCAAGCTAACGCACTGGGCTTGATTGTTCAGTACGATGTAGTGACCACACCTTTATGGTTTGGCCCAAAATGA
- a CDS encoding helix-turn-helix domain-containing protein gives MITAPQLRAARALLGLDQRQLAELCGLSVPTIQRMEASDGTVRGTVDSLMKLIDALERGGIELIGEGQISSGGRGVRLKSPAAPSEPGLP, from the coding sequence GTGATCACCGCACCGCAACTACGCGCCGCGCGTGCGCTACTCGGCCTTGACCAGCGTCAGTTGGCCGAGCTGTGCGGTTTGTCGGTGCCCACCATCCAGCGCATGGAAGCCAGCGATGGCACCGTGCGCGGCACCGTGGATTCGCTGATGAAGCTGATCGATGCGCTGGAGCGCGGCGGCATCGAGTTGATCGGCGAGGGCCAGATCAGCAGCGGCGGACGCGGCGTGCGCCTGAAATCGCCGGCAGCGCCATCGGAACCGGGCCTGCCATGA
- the hyfB gene encoding hydrogenase 4 subunit B: MMLDALVLPLAGVAVLAALASAAVSLAASRWPRVLSWLSFPLLGVCALAALASGIDALWFGGAHQAVLPLGLPWLPWEVNVDPLTGVFLLILGAVLLAVAVYGPGYAREFRNGRDSLAALGVFTALFVLGMLGVLLAADAFLFMVAWELMSLASYFLVAFQHEQAEHRHAAFLYLLMAHVAGLAILLAFGVLAAASGSFSFAVMRSMHPDAFWAAVAFALALLGFGTKAGLAPLHVWLPEAHPAAPSHISALMSAVMLKVALYGFLRVVFDLLGPPQWGFGVTLVLVGGATAVMGVLFALQQTDLKRLLAYSSIENLGIIFLALGLAQIFQVARHPALAALALVAALYQALNHALLKGLLFLGAGAVLHGAHERSLEHLGGLLRRMPRTGWFFLIGCLGMAAVPPLNGFVSEWLTFQAALQAWQLHDSLLRILVPLAAAALALTAALGAAVFVRAFGTAFLGRARSRQARHAHEVGRGMLAGQALLVLGIAIAALLPGPVLGLLARAATQLTGAAVSGDGWLWLTPISPSVASYAPLPILAVLLVVGALGVALLRPRRRAAIRRAVPWDCGFAPPTPRMQYSAAGFAQPQRRVFAPLYALHEQVTPGRYEQAVGDRAWRQLYLPLGTLTDRVADLARRMQAGHVRRYLAWSLITLLVLLWIVS, encoded by the coding sequence ATGATGCTCGACGCACTCGTGCTGCCACTGGCCGGCGTCGCCGTGCTGGCGGCGCTGGCTTCGGCGGCGGTCAGTCTGGCCGCGTCACGCTGGCCGCGGGTGCTGTCGTGGCTGAGTTTTCCGCTGCTCGGCGTGTGTGCGCTGGCGGCGCTCGCGTCCGGCATCGATGCGCTGTGGTTCGGCGGCGCGCATCAGGCCGTGCTGCCGCTGGGCCTGCCGTGGCTGCCGTGGGAAGTCAATGTAGACCCCCTGACCGGTGTGTTTCTGCTGATCCTCGGCGCGGTCCTGCTGGCGGTAGCGGTTTATGGCCCCGGTTACGCGCGCGAGTTCCGCAACGGGCGCGATTCTCTGGCCGCGCTGGGCGTGTTCACCGCGCTGTTCGTGCTCGGCATGCTCGGCGTGCTGCTGGCGGCGGATGCCTTCCTGTTCATGGTGGCCTGGGAGCTGATGTCGCTGGCCTCGTATTTCCTGGTGGCGTTCCAGCACGAGCAGGCCGAGCACCGCCATGCCGCGTTTTTGTATCTGCTGATGGCACACGTGGCCGGGCTGGCGATCCTGCTGGCCTTTGGCGTGCTGGCCGCGGCCAGCGGCAGTTTTTCCTTCGCGGTGATGCGCAGCATGCATCCCGATGCGTTCTGGGCCGCGGTGGCTTTCGCGCTGGCGTTGCTGGGTTTTGGCACCAAGGCCGGTCTGGCGCCACTGCACGTGTGGCTGCCCGAGGCGCATCCGGCCGCGCCCTCGCACATTTCCGCGCTGATGTCGGCGGTGATGCTGAAGGTGGCGCTGTACGGCTTCCTGCGCGTGGTGTTCGATCTGCTCGGCCCGCCGCAGTGGGGATTCGGCGTGACCTTGGTGCTGGTCGGCGGCGCCACCGCGGTGATGGGCGTGCTGTTCGCATTGCAGCAGACCGATCTGAAGCGCCTGCTGGCGTATTCATCCATCGAGAACCTCGGCATCATCTTTCTGGCGCTGGGGCTGGCGCAGATCTTCCAGGTCGCCAGACATCCGGCGCTGGCCGCGCTGGCGCTGGTGGCCGCGCTGTACCAGGCGCTCAATCACGCGCTGCTCAAGGGTTTGCTGTTTCTCGGCGCTGGCGCGGTGCTGCACGGTGCGCACGAACGCAGCCTCGAGCACCTCGGCGGCTTGCTGCGGCGCATGCCGCGCACCGGCTGGTTTTTCCTGATCGGCTGCCTGGGCATGGCGGCGGTACCGCCGTTGAACGGTTTCGTCTCCGAGTGGCTGACGTTCCAGGCGGCGTTGCAGGCGTGGCAATTGCACGACAGCCTGCTGCGCATCCTGGTGCCGCTGGCGGCGGCGGCGCTGGCATTGACCGCGGCGCTGGGTGCCGCCGTGTTCGTGCGCGCCTTCGGCACGGCCTTTCTCGGCCGCGCCCGTTCGCGTCAGGCACGGCACGCGCACGAGGTCGGCCGCGGCATGCTGGCCGGACAGGCGCTGCTGGTCCTGGGCATCGCCATCGCCGCGCTGCTGCCGGGCCCGGTACTGGGCCTGCTGGCACGTGCCGCGACGCAGTTGACCGGCGCCGCGGTCAGCGGCGACGGCTGGCTGTGGCTGACGCCGATCAGCCCGAGCGTGGCCAGTTACGCGCCCCTGCCGATCCTTGCGGTCCTGCTGGTCGTCGGCGCACTGGGCGTGGCGCTGCTGCGCCCGCGGCGGCGCGCGGCGATACGCCGCGCCGTGCCATGGGATTGCGGCTTCGCGCCGCCGACACCGCGCATGCAATACAGCGCGGCGGGCTTTGCACAGCCGCAGCGCCGCGTGTTCGCGCCGCTGTATGCGTTGCACGAGCAAGTCACGCCGGGGCGTTACGAACAGGCCGTCGGTGATCGCGCCTGGCGCCAGCTGTACCTGCCGCTGGGCACGCTGACCGATCGCGTCGCCGACCTCGCCCGGCGCATGCAGGCCGGGCACGTGCGGCGTTATCTGGCCTGGTCACTCATTACTCTGCTGGTGTTGTTGTGGATCGTGTCCTGA
- a CDS encoding respiratory chain complex I subunit 1 family protein has protein sequence MDRVLTLTAALLQPLLLLAAAPLLVAWIRRVKARLQNRRGAPLLTPYRELRKLLGKEAVVARTASPLFRIAPYVVFAATLLAAAALPVLSTLLPGARVADAIALIGLLGLARIMLTLAGLDAGTPFGGMGASREMLVTTFAEPALLLVVFTLAMTTHTTNLASMAASTLAGDSVLRPSYMFALAALLLVGVAECGRIPVDNPSTHLELTMIHEGMLLEYSGRHLALMEWAAQLKLALFAVLTVDLFLPWGLATRLTPLTLLGALAALALKLAALGALLAVSETVLAKMRLFRVPGFLAMAFLLALLGLFAHVILESAL, from the coding sequence GTGGATCGTGTCCTGACCTTGACTGCCGCGCTGTTGCAGCCGCTGCTGCTGCTGGCGGCGGCGCCGCTGCTGGTGGCGTGGATACGCCGCGTCAAGGCGCGCCTGCAGAATCGCCGCGGCGCGCCCCTGCTGACCCCGTATCGCGAACTGCGCAAGCTGCTGGGCAAGGAAGCCGTGGTGGCGCGCACGGCCTCGCCGCTGTTTCGCATCGCGCCGTACGTGGTGTTCGCCGCCACCTTGCTGGCGGCGGCGGCGCTGCCGGTGCTGAGCACGCTGCTGCCGGGCGCGCGCGTCGCCGATGCGATCGCGCTGATCGGCCTGCTGGGCCTGGCGCGCATCATGCTGACGCTGGCCGGGCTGGATGCCGGCACGCCGTTCGGCGGCATGGGCGCCTCGCGCGAGATGCTGGTGACGACCTTCGCCGAACCCGCGCTGCTGCTGGTGGTGTTCACCCTGGCGATGACCACGCACACCACCAACCTGGCCAGCATGGCCGCCAGCACGCTGGCCGGCGACAGCGTGCTGCGGCCTTCGTACATGTTCGCGCTGGCGGCGCTGCTGCTGGTGGGCGTGGCCGAATGCGGGCGCATTCCGGTGGACAACCCCAGCACGCATCTGGAACTGACCATGATCCACGAGGGCATGCTGCTGGAATACAGCGGCCGCCATCTGGCGCTGATGGAGTGGGCGGCGCAGCTCAAGCTGGCGCTGTTCGCGGTGCTGACCGTGGACCTGTTCCTGCCATGGGGGCTGGCGACGCGCCTGACCCCGCTGACCCTGCTGGGCGCGCTCGCCGCGCTGGCGCTGAAGCTCGCGGCGCTGGGCGCGCTGCTCGCGGTCAGCGAAACAGTGCTGGCCAAGATGCGCCTGTTCCGCGTGCCGGGCTTCCTGGCCATGGCGTTCCTGCTGGCATTGCTGGGACTGTTCGCGCACGTGATTCTGGAATCGGCGCTGTGA